One window of Watersipora subatra chromosome 3, tzWatSuba1.1, whole genome shotgun sequence genomic DNA carries:
- the LOC137391603 gene encoding peptidylglycine alpha-hydroxylating monooxygenase-like has product MPGAISSKPDDLVCHSMKLNSSYHQYILEYVPAATRETAHHMMVYGCDSPGSQADMWKCGGQERDEADVCGGGGHAIRKRIVYAWALDAPRKRLPEGVGLRVGGDTDIQYLVLQLHYKEAFAESRVDHSGVSLTITTERQSSQLGFYVLGNWGYIPPSRKGRVTAAYRIRDKVWTEIGRMSPQQPEMFYDVTHPGIDIKYGDLVASRCTMNSMHRNQPTMIGATNKDEMCNFYFMYSTSEQQNLRDIYCFEDAQTFHWSNFFKPQEIPSDVSSLYGVRLMDPSMEPNDQEYM; this is encoded by the exons ATGCCTGGAGCTATATCTTCAAAA CCAGACGACTTGGTTTGCCACTCAATGAAGCTCAATTCATCCTACCATCAGTATATCC TTGAGTATGTGCCAGCAGCTACTAGAGAAACAGCTCACCACATGATGGTTTATGGCTGTGATAGTCCAGGTTCTCAAGCGGATATGTG GAAGTGTGGGGGTCAAGAGCGAGACGAGGCTGATGTCTGCGGAGGAGGGGGACATGCTATAAGAAAGCGTATAGTTTATGCCTGGGCATTAGACGCTCCAAGGAAAAGGTTGCCTGAAGGAGTTGGATTGAGGGTGGGAGGAGATACAGACATACAATACCTTGTACTGCAACTCCACTACAAAGAAGCCTTCGCAG AAAGCCGAGTGGATCATAGTGGGGTGTCACTGACAATTACAACAGAAAG GCAGTCAAGTCAGCTGGGCTTCTATGTCCTTGGCAACTGGGGCTATATTCCACCATCACGAAAAG GGCGGGTGACGGCTGCATACAGAATCAGAGATAAAGTATGGACAGAGATAGGGAGGATGTCTCCCCAACAACCAGAGATGTTTTATGATGTTACACACCCTggcattgacatcaaatatgGAGATCTAGTTGCTTCCAGATGTACTATGAATAGTATGCACAGGAATCAGCCAACTATGATTGG GGCTACAAATAAAGATGAAATGTGCAATTTCTACTTCATGTATTCGACGAGTGAGCAGCAAAACCTAAGGGACATCTATTGCTTTGAAGATGCTCAAACATTTCATTGGAGCAACTTTTTCAAACCACAAG AAATACCAAGTGATGTAAGCAGTTTGTATGGAGTACGACTGATGGATCCCTCTATGGAGCCAAATGATCAGGAATACATGTGA
- the LOC137391891 gene encoding dynein axonemal assembly factor 4-like, whose translation MPIVIKDYNWEETPTTVAINVPLKGVKKNKVDIFSTDEFLKVSFPPYIFEVLLYDLVDEETSVARLENGMVLFSLQKKVEGMWGQLCSPTMEDKPLYRSRIEENLVKAQEKAEEEVKRRNEKKRENDKYVLRKAMDLDEEERNRITAIKEGEKRRATEELEKWKEQQREAAILEKERLLEEARQEHELKETEIRRQKLLEKSKRKNNVFEKSEDSVRASGKIEVTFTPRVFPTAMRESTKHLEEEWLKKQADARRTAEIQDADLSEEERNPMFMKEKGDKFFRGGDYQSAVNAYTHAIRLSAGKMPSLYSNRAACHLKRRNLIKSVEDSSKALELLTPVVPQNAQSRCKAHVRRGTAFCELELYVEGLQDYQAALKICPENTQLQEDTERIRLIIQQSNG comes from the exons GTGAGCTTCCCTCCTTATATATTTGAAGTGCTTCTTTACGATCTGGTTGACGAGGAGACCAGTGTTGCTCGCCTAGAAAATGGCATGGTCTTATTTAGCCTGCAGAAAAAAGTTGAGGGAATGTGGGGACAACTTTGCTCTCCAACGATGG AAGATAAGCCTCTCTATAGAAGTCGAATAGAGGAGAACTTGGTGAAGGCTCAAGAAAAAGCAGAGGAAGAAGTAAAAAggagaaatgaaaaaaaaagagaaaatgatAAATACGTATTGAGGAAAGCTATGGAT TTGGATGAGGAAGAGAGAAATCGAATAACGGCTATCAAAGAAGGAGAGAAGAGGAGAGCTACTGAGGAATTAGAGAAGTGGAAAGAGCAGCAAAGAGAAGCAGCCATATTG GAAAAGGAAAGATTACTTGAGGAGGCGAGGCAAGAGCATGAGCTGAAAGAGACTGAAATAAGACGTCAGAAACTATTAGAGAAATCGAAGAGAAAAA ATAATGTATTTGAGAAAAGTGAGGATTCAGTGAGAGCATCTGGTAAAATAGAAGTTACCTTCACCCCGCGGGTATTCCCTACAGCGATGAGAGAATCCACAAAACACCTGGAAGAGGAG TGGTTAAAAAAACAAGCTGATGCTCGCAGAACTGCTGAGATACAGGATGCAGACCTGAGCGAGGAAGAACGAAACCCCATGTTCATGAAAGAAAAGGGAGA CAAGTTCTTTAGAGGAGGGGATTATCAGTCAGCTGTCAATGCTTATACACACGCCATTCGACTTTCAGCAGGAAAAATGCCATC ACTCTACTCTAACAGGGCTGCCTGCCATCTCAAAAGGAGAAATCTCATCAAGTCAGTGGAAGATTCATCCAAG GCACTGGAGTTGCTCACCCCTGTTGTTCCACAGAATGCTCAAAGTAGATGCAAAGCTCATGTTAGACGTGGAACGGCTTTCTGTGAGCTAGAGCTTTATGTGGAGG gTCTCCAAGATTACCAGGCTGCTCTGAAGATTTGCCCTGAAAACACGCAGCTGCAGGAAGATACAGAAAGGATTAGACTTATCATTCAACAGAGCAATGGGTGA